Proteins encoded by one window of Juglans regia cultivar Chandler chromosome 15, Walnut 2.0, whole genome shotgun sequence:
- the LOC109002586 gene encoding transcription factor TCP12-like translates to MFPRSSSDQGPFIYTSPSILEKPFANDEKTSSGQDQEHPSSYSHLSAPFFEDDELFFSHFLSQQKLFVCSNSQAEIENSVAATDKATDNRKEACSNTVAEQIPSKRKFPNKKSIGDAKPTGPRKRTGKKDRHSKICTAQGPRDRRMRLSLQIARKFFDLQDMLGFDKASKTIEWLFSKSRTAITELTESISHVKQTCSDGAKSVSVTSDSEVVSENVEIASDGDQRGFCADVESFNRVATEKTNRKLHIVARDSRNKARARARERTRKKMMIRGHEVSTEISVGPNPNNSNLVRLCSSSPQLETGNQESYFPSQNMKSSPKIVAEVEERCSHLLGHQIDSVCINENFLGIVGAPTSSNLVLNDSRNDLAASSGGNTEEDFPGFPVNLSSNSNNNANMQSFCCTTSTNTKSSTGNVQLRIPSAMGTSKSHELKHTSIFMTTYNTQEQIMLNSIFRSSTPNIQDQNRSSIFFTSLNTQRENPSTNFLATSINNCLQSHFLGNEFS, encoded by the coding sequence ATGTTTCCTCGTAGCAGCAGCGATCAGGGCCCTTTTATATACACAAGCCCGTCCATTTTGGAGAAGCCCTTCGCGAATGATGAAAAGACTAGCTCAGGACAGGATCAAGAGCATCCCTCGTCTTATTCACACTTGTCCGCACCTTTTTTTGAGGATGATGAACTATTTTTTAGTCACTTTCTTTCACAACAGAAGCTCTTTGTTTGTAGCAATTCTCAAGCTGAGATTGAAAATAGTGTTGCGGCTACAGACAAGGCAACGGATAACCGAAAGGAGGCGTGTAGCAACACTGTGGCCGAGCAGATTCCTTCGAAAAGAAAATTTCCAAACAAGAAAAGTATTGGTGATGCAAAACCGACGGGTCCCAGGAAGAGAACAGGGAAGAAGGACAGGCACAGCAAGATCTGTACAGCTCAAGGACCTAGAGACCGTAGAATGAGGTTGTCCCTTCAGATTGCGCGCAAGTTCTTTGATCTTCAAGACATGTTAGGCTTTGACAAAGCTAGCAAAACCATTGAGTGGCTATTTTCAAAGTCGAGGACGGCAATCACTGAACTAACAGAGAGCATCTCACACGTGAAGCAAACTTGCAGTGACGGTGCCAAGAGTGTATCAGTTACATCCGATAGTGAAGTGGTTTCAGAAAATGTGGAGATTGCGAGTGATGGAGACCAAAGGGGTTTTTGTGCCGATGTGGAATCTTTCAACCGCGTGGCCACAGagaaaacaaacagaaaattacATATAGTTGCAAGGGATTCCAGGAACAAGGCAAGAGCAAGAGCAAGGGAgagaacaaggaaaaaaatgatgatcAGGGGCCATGAGGTATCAACAGAAATATCTGTAGGTCCAAACCCTAATAATAGCAATTTGGTACGGTTATGTTCTTCTAGCCCCCAGCTTGAAACTGGTAATCAGGAATCATATTTCCCCAGCCAAAACATGAAATCTTCTCCAAAAATTGTAGCTGAAGTTGAAGAACGTTGCAGTCACTTGCTCGGACATCAAATCGATTCTGTATGCATTAATGAGAATTTTCTGGGCATTGTTGGTGCACCAACATCATCTAATTTGGTTTTGAATGATTCACGCAATGATCTGGCAGCCTCGAGTGGGGGGAATACCGAGGAAGATTTTCCCGGATTTCCTGTAAATCTTagcagcaacagcaacaacaatGCTAATATGCAGTCTTTTTGCTGCACGACGAGTACAAACACGAAGTCATCCACTGGAAATGTCCAATTGAGAATCCCTAGTGCCATGGGTACCTCAAAATCCCATGAATTGAAGCATACTTCGATTTTCATGACCACCTACAATACCCAAGAGCAGATCATGCTTAATTCAATTTTCAGGAGCAGTACCCCAAACATCCAAGATCAAAACCGTAGTTCCATTTTCTTTACCTCTTTGAACACTCAACGGGAAAACCCTAGTACAAACTTTTTGGCGACCTCAATTAATAATTGTTTGCAGTCTCATTTTCTCGGGAACGAGTTCTCTTGA